A genomic window from Nicotiana sylvestris chromosome 11, ASM39365v2, whole genome shotgun sequence includes:
- the LOC104250128 gene encoding phototropin-1, with protein sequence MEQQQNKQSPPLIPPLPRDPRGSLEVFNPSTYSIFRPKNPVFRSSQPSWKNNWAESEPEPIKRSSSIPETEEESEPIVSSNNDIKEETTATSWMAIKDPIITPISTSHLASPITQTAISPAAAAAVNENGAAAQRAAEWGLVLKTDDETGKLKGVKVRNSGDDPNGKAENSRRNSGNSIRSSGEFSDDGAGKERGFPRVSEDLRDALSTFQQTFVVSDATKPDYPILYASAGFFKMTGYTSKEVIGRNCRFMQGSDTDPEDVAKIREALQSGSTYCGRLLNYKKDGTPFWNLLTIAPIKDEAGKVLKFIGMQVEVSKHTEGAKDKMVRPNGLPESLIRYDARQKEMASNSVTELLEVMKKPRARALSESTNRPLLRKSEGGGTEQDRQDIMGISNKLNLQNKAPARRHSHAGTRTTMQMEKINEIPDKKPKKPSRLSFIGIKKKGRSSTTTADDDFEARMTMDNDDDYDDDDESDNDGRPDSVDDKVRKKEMRKGIDLATTLERIEKNFVITDPRLPDNPIIFASDSFLELTEYSREEILGRNCRFLQGPETDPATVKKIRQAIDNQTDVTVQLINYTKTGKKFWNLFHLQPMRDQKGEVQYFIGVQLDGSQHVEPLHNSIPEDKATESAKLVKETAENVDDAVRELPDANSKPEDLWRNHSKVVHAKPHRKDSPSWQAIQKVLDSGEPIGLKHFKPIKPLGSGDTGSVHLVELCGTGQCFAMKAMDKSIMLNRNKVHRACAEREILDMLDHPFLPALYASFQTKTHICLITDYYPGGELFLLLDRQPTKVLKEDAARFYAAEVVVALEYLHCQGIIYRDLKPENVLLQSGGHISLTDFDLSCLTSCKPQLLLPEINEKKKHQKSQQNPIFMAEPMRASNSFVGTEEYIAPEIITGAGHTSAVDWWALGILLYEMLYGYTPFRGKTRQKTFSNILHKDLKFPGSIQVSLQGKQFMYRLLHRDPKNRLGSREGANEIKQHPFFRGVNWALVRCMNPPKLDAPHLGTEAEKEAKDINPEMEDLQTNVF encoded by the exons ATGGAACAACAGCAAAACAAGCAATCTCCTCCTCTTATACCACCACTCCCCAGAGATCCAAGAGGCTCACTAGAAGTATTCAACCCATCAACTTACTCTATTTTCCGGCCAAAAAATCCAGTTTTCCGATCATCACAGCCGTCGTGGAAAAATAATTGGGCCGAGTCCGAGCCCGAGCCCATTAAAAGAAGCAGCAGCATCCCTGAAACAGAAGAAGAATCAGAGCCTATAGTATCCAGTAATAATGATATTAAAGAGGAAACTACTGCCACGTCATGGATGGCAATCAAAGACCCAATTATTACTCCAATTTCAACGTCGCACTTGGCTTCTCCGATTACTCAGACGGCAATTTCGCCGGCGGCAGCGGCGGCGGTGAATGAAAATGGAGCTGCTGCTCAGAGAGCGGCGGAGTGGGGACTGGTGCTGAAAACTGATGATGAAACTGGGAAGTTAAAAGGAGTTAAAGTTCGAAATTCTGGAGATGATCCTAATGGTAAAGCTGAGAATTCTAGAAGGAACTCCGGTAACTCTATTCGGAGTTCCGGCGAGTTTTCTGACGATGGAGCTG GTAAAGAGAGGGGTTTTCCAAGGGTTTCAGAGGATTTGAGAGATGCCTTATCAACATTTCAACAAACATTTGTGGTGTCGGATGCaacaaaacccgattacccgATTTTATATGCAAGTGCTGGATTTTTCAAAATGACTGGTTATACATCAAAGGAGGTTATAGGCAGGAATTG TCGGTTCATGCAGGGTTCGGATACGGATCCTGAGGATGTGGCCAAGATCCGAGAAGCATTGCAATCGGGTTCGACTTATTGTGGAAGATTACTCAATTACAAAAAGGATGGGACCCCCTTTTGGAATCTCCTCACAATTGCACCTATCAAAGATGAGGCTGGCAAAGTTCTCAAATTCATTGG AATGCAAGTAGAAGTAAGCAAGCATACTGAAGGCGCAAAGGATAAGATGGTCCGACCAAATGGGCTTCCCGAATCATTGATACGCTACGACG CTCGTCAGAAGGAGATGGCTAGTAATTCAGTGACTGAGTTACTGGAAGTAATGAAAAAACCAAGGGCAAGAGCCTTAAGTGAATCGACAAATCGCCCTCTCTTGAGAAAGTCAGAAGGAGGTGGAACCGAACAAGACCGACAGGATATTATGGGCATCAGTAATAAACTAAATTTACAGAACAAAGCTCCAGCAAGAAGACATTCTCATGCTGGTACCAGAACAACCATGCAGATGGAGAAAATTAATGAAATCCCCGACAAGAAACCTAAAAAACCTAGTCGCCTCTCTTTCATCGG GATTAAAAAGAAAGGTCGTTCTAGTACTACAACTGCTGATGATGATTTTGAGGCAAGAATGACTATGGATAATGATGACGACTATGACGACGATGATGAGAGCGATAATGATGGACGCCCTGATAGTGTTGATGATAAAGTGAGGAAGAAGGAAATGAGGAAAGGTATTGATTTAGCAACGACTCTTGAACGAATAGAGAAGAActttgtcattactgatccaagGCTGCCTGATAATCCCATT ATATTTGCATCGGATAGTTTCTTGGAGCTGACAGAGTACAGCCGTGAAGAAATCTTGGGTAGAAACTGCag GTTTCTTCAAGGACCAGAAACTGATCCAGCTACTGTGAAGAAAATCAGACAAGCAATTGATAATCAAACTGATGTCACTGTTCAGCTCATTAACTACACTAAGACTG GCAAGAAGTTCTGGAATTTGTTCCACTTGCAGCCTATGCGTGATCAGAAG GGAGAGGTACAATACTTCATCGGAGTGCAACTAGACGGGAGTCAGCATGTAGAGCCACTTCACAACAGTATTCCCGAAGACAAGGCAACAGAGAGTGCAAAGCTG GTGAAAGAAACCGCTGAAAATGTTGATGACGCAGTTCGAGAACTTCCAGATGCCAATTCG AAACCAGAGGATTTATGGAGAAATCATTCAAAAGTTGTTCATGCAAAGCCTCATAGGAAGGACAGCCCATCTTGGCAAGCAATACAAAAG GTTTTGGACAGTGGAGAACCCATAGGCTTGAAGCATTTCAAGCCAATCAAACCACTGGGATCTGGTGATACTGGCAG CGTGCATTTAGTGGAACTGTGCGGAACTGGCCAATGTTTTGCTATGAAAGCAATGGATAAGAGCATAATGCTTAATCGAAACAAG GTGCATAGAGCTTGTGCAGAACGAGAAATCCTAGATATGTTGGACCACCCTTTTCTTCCCGCACTCTATGCATCTTTTCAG ACCAAAACCCATATTTGTCTGATAACTGATTACTACCCTGGTGGAGAGCTGTTCCTGCTTCTAGACAGACAACCAACAAAGGTGTTGAAGGAAGACGCCGCAAG GTTCTATGCCGCTGAAGTAGTGGTGGCCCTGGAGTACCTTCACTGTCAAG GTATAATTTACAGAGATCTGAAGCCTGAAAACGTCTTGCTACAGAGCGGTGGGCATATATCTTTGACGGATTTTGATCTTTCCTGTTTGACATCTTGCAAGCCACAG CTTTTACTTCCAGAAATCAACGAAAAGAAAAAGCATCAGAAAAGTCAACAGAATCCAATCTTCATGGCTGAACCTATGCGTGCATCAAATTCTTTTGTCGGAACTGAAGAGTACATAGCTCCG GAAATTATAACTGGAGCAGGCCACACTAGCGCAGTGGATTGGTGGGCTCTTG GCATTCTTTTATACGAAATGCTGTATGGTTACACACCATTCAGGGGAAAGACAAGGCAAAAGACATTCTCAAACATATTACACAAGGATTTAAAATTCCCAGGAAGCATACAG GTTAGTCTCCAAGGAAAGCAGTTCATGTATAGATTGTTGCATAGAGATCCCAAAAACAGGTTAGGATCCCGCGAAGGAGCAAACGAAATCAAGCAGCATCCATTCTTTCGAGGCGTGAATTGGGCATTAGTTCGATGCATG AACCCTCCAAAACTAGATGCTCCTCATTTGGGAACTGAAGCTGAGAAAGAGGCAAAAGACATCAACCCTGAGATGGAGGATTTACAAACAAATGTTTTCTAA